From a region of the Constantimarinum furrinae genome:
- a CDS encoding AAA family ATPase, whose product MSDVAAVEQLVLKYNTLRQEIKKVIVGQDDVVEQVLLSIFSGGHALLIGVPGLAKTLLVNTVAEALGLKFKRIQFTPDLMPSDILGSEILDQNREFKFIKGPIFANIILADEINRTPPKTQAALLEAMQERAVTIAGNHYKLDLPYFVLATQNPIEQEGTYPLPEAQLDRFMFAINLDYPSFSEEVEVVKTTTTGEVAAVDPLFTSEEIISYQKLIRKIPVADNVVEYAVTLVGKTRPKSQAAPEIIRNYVDWGAGPRASQNLILGAKAHAALHGKFSPDIADVQKVAIGILRHRLIKNYKAEAEGLSIEEIITSLY is encoded by the coding sequence ATGTCAGACGTTGCAGCAGTAGAACAACTCGTTTTAAAATATAACACCCTTAGACAGGAAATAAAGAAGGTAATTGTAGGACAGGATGATGTTGTTGAGCAGGTTTTGCTTTCTATTTTTTCTGGCGGACACGCACTGCTAATTGGAGTTCCCGGACTAGCCAAAACGTTATTGGTAAATACGGTGGCTGAAGCGCTCGGACTCAAATTTAAAAGAATACAATTTACGCCAGATCTTATGCCTAGTGATATTTTAGGATCGGAGATACTGGATCAGAACAGAGAATTCAAATTCATAAAAGGACCAATTTTTGCGAACATCATCCTAGCCGATGAGATTAATCGTACCCCTCCAAAAACACAGGCAGCCCTTTTAGAAGCCATGCAGGAGCGTGCAGTAACCATAGCGGGAAATCACTACAAACTCGACCTTCCGTATTTTGTATTGGCTACTCAAAACCCCATAGAACAAGAGGGTACCTATCCGTTGCCTGAAGCACAGTTAGACCGATTTATGTTCGCTATTAACCTGGATTATCCTTCTTTTTCAGAAGAAGTTGAAGTCGTGAAGACCACCACTACCGGTGAGGTGGCTGCAGTAGATCCGTTGTTTACTTCGGAAGAGATCATTAGCTATCAAAAACTCATCCGAAAGATACCGGTAGCAGATAACGTCGTTGAATATGCCGTAACTTTGGTTGGAAAAACCCGTCCCAAGAGTCAGGCAGCCCCCGAAATTATTCGTAATTATGTAGACTGGGGTGCCGGGCCCAGAGCTTCACAAAATTTAATTTTAGGAGCGAAGGCACATGCAGCACTTCACGGTAAGTTCTCACCCGATATTGCCGACGTTCAAAAAGTTGCAATAGGAATCCTCCGTCATCGTCTCATTAAAAATTATAAGGCGGAAGCTGAAGGACTCAGTATTGAGGAAATAATTACAAGCCTCTATTAG
- a CDS encoding peptidylprolyl isomerase, with translation MKFTLLNSFLIFFLSIHSITAQNVVTVDSAGVAKENNSSFSVDTSVAKDTIKPFKRFKAEGVASVIGEYVIVEFDIDLSYIELKEQGVAIDEISRCQMLGKLMEDKLYAHHAKLDSLLVPDAEINGRIDQQIQYMVSELGSEEKVAEYYRKESISELRQQLFEVNKTLALATEMQQKITEEVEITPEEVREFFYKIPEDERPIFGAEVEVSQIVIEPQVTKKAEQEVIDRLNEIRAEVVEGGASFATRAVLYSKDGSASKGGLIPGIKRNSPYAKEFKDMAFSLLEGEVSEPFETSFGWHILYVDKIRGQEVDVRHIILFPQVSQSTIDEAKSKVETIRQQIVDGNISFEDAAKTYSDEKETRNNGGKLVNPVTGDTKFDLTKMDPTLGAQVYNLKKGEVSKVYTDRDYTGKSVFKILTVVNRYDEHPADYVKDYEKIQELALKEKKIRAIEKWQDKKIKETYVHVNEDYKDCEFSSNWVKQ, from the coding sequence TTGAAATTTACACTCCTCAATAGTTTTCTGATCTTTTTCCTCTCAATACATTCTATAACTGCTCAAAATGTGGTTACGGTAGATAGTGCTGGTGTTGCAAAAGAAAATAATTCATCTTTTTCTGTTGATACATCGGTAGCTAAGGATACGATTAAGCCATTTAAAAGATTTAAGGCCGAAGGGGTAGCTTCTGTGATCGGTGAATATGTCATTGTTGAGTTTGATATCGATCTAAGTTATATTGAGTTAAAAGAACAGGGAGTTGCGATCGATGAAATTTCCCGTTGCCAGATGCTCGGAAAATTAATGGAGGATAAACTCTATGCGCATCACGCAAAACTAGACAGTTTACTCGTTCCCGATGCAGAGATCAATGGACGTATTGATCAGCAAATTCAGTATATGGTAAGTGAATTGGGTAGTGAAGAAAAAGTTGCCGAATACTACCGCAAGGAGAGTATTTCCGAATTGAGACAGCAGCTATTTGAAGTAAATAAAACCTTGGCGTTGGCTACCGAAATGCAACAAAAAATTACCGAAGAGGTAGAAATTACTCCGGAAGAGGTTCGTGAGTTCTTTTATAAGATACCCGAAGATGAACGCCCAATTTTTGGTGCCGAAGTTGAAGTATCACAAATTGTGATCGAACCACAGGTGACAAAGAAAGCAGAACAGGAAGTAATCGACAGGCTTAATGAGATCAGGGCCGAAGTGGTTGAAGGAGGAGCAAGCTTTGCAACCCGTGCCGTACTCTATTCTAAGGATGGAAGTGCCAGTAAAGGAGGTCTCATCCCTGGTATTAAAAGAAATTCTCCCTACGCTAAGGAATTTAAGGACATGGCCTTTTCGTTATTGGAGGGTGAGGTAAGCGAACCCTTTGAAACTTCGTTTGGCTGGCATATACTCTATGTAGATAAGATTCGTGGACAAGAAGTTGATGTAAGACATATTATTTTGTTCCCCCAGGTTTCTCAAAGTACTATCGATGAAGCCAAAAGTAAAGTTGAGACCATTCGTCAGCAGATTGTGGATGGGAATATTTCCTTTGAAGATGCGGCTAAAACATATTCCGATGAAAAAGAAACCAGAAACAATGGGGGTAAATTGGTAAATCCGGTGACCGGAGATACTAAATTCGATCTTACAAAGATGGATCCTACACTCGGTGCGCAGGTCTATAACCTCAAAAAAGGTGAAGTTTCGAAGGTTTACACCGACAGGGATTATACAGGAAAAAGTGTTTTTAAGATTCTGACTGTGGTAAATAGATATGATGAGCATCCTGCAGACTATGTAAAGGATTATGAAAAGATACAGGAGCTTGCCCTAAAGGAGAAAAAGATTAGGGCTATCGAAAAATGGCAGGATAAAAAGATAAAGGAGACATACGTTCACGTTAATGAAGATTACAAGGATTGTGAATTCTCTAGTAATTGGGTAAAACAATAA
- a CDS encoding peptidylprolyl isomerase codes for MTKLFLTIFGLLFLVSCDYFKQEAEQVPVARVNDSYLYEKDIRDLISQNTSAEDSILIVNNFINRWATQQLLIDQAKINLSQQKLDSYDKLVSEYKNDLYTEAYKNAIVLKQLDTTVSEDELQNYYELYKDNFKLNNELLKLRYIHLPENYSDLSATREKLNRFNEEDKQDLLATSIQFKALNLNDSIWVKKETVFEALPALAVEEDKVLKKSNFAQIQDSLGVYLVKIEDIIKPNDIAPLSFVKPTIEQIILNKRKLELIKKLETDITKDAIKNKKFEIYTPQ; via the coding sequence ATGACAAAGCTATTTCTCACCATATTCGGGTTGTTATTTTTGGTCTCGTGCGATTATTTTAAGCAGGAAGCCGAGCAGGTGCCTGTTGCCCGGGTAAATGATAGTTATTTGTATGAAAAGGACATTCGGGATTTAATATCTCAAAATACTTCCGCGGAAGACAGTATCCTTATTGTAAACAATTTTATTAATCGTTGGGCAACTCAACAGTTGCTTATTGATCAGGCAAAGATCAATCTCTCACAGCAAAAGCTGGATTCCTATGATAAGTTGGTAAGTGAATACAAAAATGACTTGTATACTGAAGCTTATAAAAATGCGATCGTGCTAAAACAACTGGATACAACGGTTTCAGAGGATGAACTTCAGAATTATTACGAATTGTATAAAGATAATTTTAAACTTAACAATGAGCTTTTAAAGTTGCGTTATATTCATCTTCCGGAGAATTATTCTGATCTGTCAGCTACGCGAGAAAAACTGAATCGATTTAATGAAGAGGATAAACAGGATTTACTTGCCACAAGCATTCAGTTTAAAGCGCTCAACTTAAACGATTCCATTTGGGTTAAAAAGGAGACTGTTTTTGAGGCCCTGCCTGCTCTGGCCGTAGAAGAAGATAAAGTGTTAAAAAAATCAAATTTTGCACAGATACAAGACTCATTAGGAGTATATTTGGTGAAAATTGAAGATATTATAAAGCCCAATGATATTGCGCCGCTTTCGTTTGTGAAACCTACCATCGAGCAAATCATTCTCAATAAAAGAAAGCTGGAACTTATAAAGAAACTTGAAACAGATATTACAAAAGATGCAATTAAAAATAAAAAGTTTGAAATTTACACTCCTCAATAG
- a CDS encoding foldase protein PrsA, whose amino-acid sequence MNKIILLLIVFLGNIVNTQAQKNKDVLLTIDGKEIYASDFKRVYKKNLELVQDESQKSVDGYLDLFIDYQLKIAEAYAEELDKNRTYKSEFSKYQEQLSRNYLFESRVTDELVKEAYERSLEVIEAAHILVFSKYDDLPQDTLVAYNKIKMVREKAIAGEDFTELANTYSEENSGKNTGGYLGKFSAFQMVYPFESMAYNTKVGEISEIVRTQFGYHIIKVLDRYKKGEDISVSHIMIADKEDASRTFDPKQRIDEIYTMLQQGESFESLVKQYSEDKGSVKNNGKLRKFGRGGVSAKKFEDAAFKLKRVGEISEPIQSKFGWHIIRLDEIHPIPSIEDEREKLEKRVQDENRTKIVTNAINEKIKARYGFENGAPFSGFFNDYVTDSILTKKWKPASFPTKADKVIFTIGDHDVMFSEFAAYIEREQGRMRNTRLKSMMISELYNDFETEELKKYFRKKLEEENEEYAAIISEYRYGLLIFELMEDKVWNLAKEDTTGLENYFKQNESSYLWKQRVNAEIISVVDRQLAKTVQEMLEAGKTMEEIKASMNTDDEVKIIGTKGTFEEGDRLLPSDFTAVKGVSPIYESNGSFVVIKVSEIKAAGPKTLDEVKGKVMSDYQRFLEEQWIESLRKKYNVEVNTKTLKKIKKELES is encoded by the coding sequence ATGAATAAAATTATTCTGTTGCTTATTGTTTTTCTTGGAAACATTGTAAATACTCAGGCTCAGAAAAACAAAGATGTGCTTTTAACCATAGACGGTAAAGAGATCTATGCGTCCGATTTTAAAAGAGTATATAAAAAGAATCTTGAATTGGTTCAGGACGAATCTCAAAAAAGCGTAGACGGATATTTAGACCTCTTTATAGATTATCAGCTTAAAATTGCCGAGGCCTATGCCGAAGAGCTTGATAAAAATCGAACCTATAAAAGTGAATTTTCCAAGTATCAAGAACAACTTTCCCGAAACTACCTTTTCGAATCGAGAGTGACCGACGAATTAGTTAAGGAGGCTTATGAAAGAAGTCTTGAAGTAATAGAAGCAGCTCATATTTTGGTTTTTTCCAAGTATGATGACCTGCCACAGGATACCTTAGTGGCTTACAATAAAATTAAAATGGTTCGGGAAAAGGCCATTGCTGGAGAAGATTTTACCGAGCTCGCTAATACGTATTCCGAAGAAAACAGCGGAAAGAACACCGGTGGTTATTTAGGGAAATTTTCTGCCTTTCAAATGGTTTATCCCTTTGAAAGCATGGCGTACAATACCAAAGTGGGAGAGATCTCAGAAATCGTAAGAACCCAGTTTGGTTATCACATCATAAAGGTTTTAGACCGATATAAAAAAGGAGAGGATATTTCGGTCTCCCATATAATGATCGCAGATAAGGAAGATGCCAGTCGTACTTTCGACCCTAAGCAGCGTATAGATGAAATTTACACGATGCTGCAACAGGGAGAGTCGTTTGAAAGTTTGGTAAAACAATATTCGGAAGATAAAGGATCGGTTAAAAATAATGGAAAGTTACGCAAATTTGGACGTGGTGGTGTAAGCGCCAAAAAATTTGAAGATGCGGCGTTTAAACTGAAAAGGGTCGGTGAAATATCCGAACCTATCCAATCTAAGTTCGGATGGCATATTATTAGGTTAGACGAAATACACCCTATACCATCGATTGAAGATGAGCGGGAAAAACTGGAAAAGCGTGTGCAGGATGAGAACCGCACAAAGATCGTAACCAATGCGATTAATGAAAAAATTAAAGCCAGGTATGGTTTTGAGAACGGTGCTCCGTTTTCAGGATTTTTTAATGATTATGTCACCGATTCAATATTAACGAAAAAATGGAAGCCTGCCTCATTCCCAACCAAGGCCGATAAAGTGATCTTCACTATTGGCGACCATGACGTGATGTTTAGCGAGTTCGCCGCATACATTGAAAGAGAACAGGGGCGAATGCGAAATACCCGATTGAAATCAATGATGATCAGTGAACTGTATAATGATTTTGAGACGGAAGAATTGAAAAAATATTTCAGGAAGAAGCTTGAAGAAGAAAATGAAGAGTACGCCGCAATCATTAGTGAGTATCGTTATGGTCTTCTTATTTTCGAGTTAATGGAGGACAAGGTGTGGAATTTGGCAAAAGAAGATACTACAGGTTTAGAAAACTATTTTAAACAGAATGAGTCCTCATATCTCTGGAAACAAAGGGTAAATGCAGAGATCATTTCGGTGGTGGATCGGCAATTGGCGAAAACGGTACAAGAAATGCTTGAAGCCGGTAAAACCATGGAAGAAATTAAAGCGTCGATGAATACCGATGACGAAGTAAAGATCATTGGAACAAAAGGTACGTTCGAAGAAGGAGATCGATTATTGCCTTCAGATTTTACTGCGGTTAAAGGGGTCTCACCAATTTATGAGTCCAACGGGTCCTTTGTGGTAATAAAGGTTAGTGAGATCAAAGCTGCCGGTCCTAAAACACTTGATGAAGTGAAAGGAAAAGTAATGAGTGATTATCAGAGATTTCTCGAAGAACAATGGATCGAATCACTTCGTAAAAAATATAATGTTGAGGTCAATACTAAAACTCTTAAAAAAATAAAAAAGGAATTGGAATCTTAA
- a CDS encoding SRPBCC family protein, with protein MKYTTEIIIDLPREEVITKLDNAENMKHWQKGLVNYEFLDGTPGQEGAKMKLEYQMGKRNVELIETIIKRNLPAEFHATYDTKGVHNIQLNYFHDIDGKSTKWVSESEFQFDSLGMKMMGWLMPGAFKKQSMKYAIDFKNFAEKGTSVAIDQ; from the coding sequence ATGAAATATACTACCGAGATAATTATTGATCTGCCTCGGGAAGAGGTAATCACAAAATTGGACAATGCCGAAAATATGAAACACTGGCAAAAGGGTCTAGTAAACTACGAATTTTTAGATGGTACTCCGGGTCAGGAAGGCGCTAAAATGAAACTTGAATACCAAATGGGGAAAAGGAATGTGGAACTGATAGAAACCATTATTAAGCGAAATTTACCCGCCGAATTTCACGCAACTTATGACACCAAAGGGGTGCATAACATTCAGCTGAACTATTTTCACGATATTGATGGAAAAAGCACCAAATGGGTAAGTGAAAGCGAATTTCAATTTGACAGTCTGGGAATGAAAATGATGGGATGGCTAATGCCGGGAGCCTTTAAGAAACAGTCCATGAAATACGCAATAGATTTTAAAAATTTTGCTGAAAAAGGAACTTCAGTCGCTATTGATCAATGA
- a CDS encoding TolB-like translocation protein: MTFRFLLLFCVMSLSVFAQNIEESATAFAPQLISQFPNVRDFTMSETGDEAYITALDFSGSLSVLIELKKESDTWKAVGILPFSGAFKDLEPYLSPDGLRLYFASNRPLEGTEPKADFDIWYVNRKDLKSEWSVPINPGAPVNTSKNEFYPAVSANGNLYFTGDVLAESSKDDIFFSKWLGDKYAKPTRMTDAINTEGYEFNSFISSNESFLLFSGYNREDGEGGGDLYISFKEGAEWTPAVNLGPLVNSRFLDYCPYYDEKNNILYFTSNRSAVEIKPTLTELINELNKYENGQSRIYKISLPLKK; encoded by the coding sequence ATGACGTTTAGATTCCTTTTACTTTTTTGTGTTATGTCGCTATCGGTATTCGCACAGAATATAGAAGAAAGTGCCACGGCTTTTGCACCGCAACTAATTTCTCAGTTTCCGAATGTTCGCGATTTTACCATGTCGGAAACCGGAGATGAAGCGTATATTACTGCATTGGATTTTTCAGGTTCACTGTCTGTGTTAATTGAGTTAAAAAAGGAATCCGATACCTGGAAAGCCGTTGGCATATTACCCTTTTCAGGTGCTTTTAAGGATCTTGAGCCCTATTTGTCACCGGACGGATTGCGTTTATACTTTGCTTCAAATCGACCCTTAGAGGGAACCGAGCCCAAGGCAGATTTCGATATCTGGTATGTGAATAGGAAAGACTTAAAAAGTGAGTGGAGTGTACCAATCAATCCGGGAGCGCCTGTGAACACGTCTAAAAATGAATTTTATCCGGCGGTATCGGCCAATGGAAATCTATATTTTACCGGTGATGTTTTAGCTGAATCATCCAAGGATGATATTTTTTTCTCCAAGTGGCTTGGGGATAAATACGCCAAACCAACACGAATGACAGATGCCATTAATACAGAAGGATATGAATTTAATTCTTTTATTTCATCCAACGAATCTTTTTTGCTTTTTAGCGGGTATAACCGAGAGGATGGAGAGGGTGGAGGCGATCTCTATATAAGTTTTAAGGAAGGCGCCGAGTGGACGCCGGCGGTTAATTTAGGACCCTTGGTCAATAGCCGCTTTTTGGATTATTGCCCATATTATGATGAAAAGAATAACATCTTGTACTTCACAAGTAACCGAAGTGCTGTCGAAATAAAACCTACACTTACAGAGCTAATAAACGAGCTGAATAAATATGAGAACGGTCAGAGTCGTATTTATAAGATCAGCCTACCTCTTAAGAAATAA